A genomic window from Synechococcus sp. CBW1107 includes:
- a CDS encoding acetate/propionate family kinase, whose protein sequence is MDDPGSPGGRGGTALVLNAGSSSIKAGLFAADGRCLWREQRRWQPASGAMNEVLDDWLPAAMESLDGEPLLAAHRVVHGGEHFTAPTPLSPPVLVALEALIDLAPLHNGPALAVMRWLSRWRPQLPQWACFDTAFHSTLPLEARTYALPEAWRELGLRRFGFHGLNHEHISETISRRWTAAPQSPPRPLRLISCHLGAGCSLCAIRDGRSVATTMGYTPLEGLVMATRSGSIDPGVLLQLLRQGLQPEQLEQGLQQASGLLGLSGGLSSDMRQLREAAAGGHDGARLALAVFRHSLLEGIGAMAANLGGVDVIALSGGIGEHDEALLADLQSSLGWLGSFELVRVAADEEGLMARRCLSAGGGRLDGPGRCWPTA, encoded by the coding sequence ATGGACGATCCGGGTTCCCCCGGCGGACGCGGGGGAACGGCGCTGGTCCTGAATGCGGGCAGCTCCAGCATCAAGGCTGGGCTGTTCGCTGCTGATGGCCGTTGCCTGTGGCGTGAGCAACGCCGCTGGCAACCCGCCTCCGGCGCCATGAACGAGGTGCTGGACGACTGGCTGCCCGCGGCCATGGAGTCGCTCGATGGTGAACCGCTGCTGGCGGCTCACCGGGTCGTCCATGGCGGGGAGCACTTCACCGCCCCAACCCCCTTGAGTCCCCCGGTGCTCGTGGCCCTGGAGGCCCTGATCGATCTGGCGCCCCTGCACAACGGACCGGCCCTGGCGGTGATGCGCTGGTTGAGCCGCTGGCGCCCTCAGCTGCCCCAGTGGGCCTGCTTCGACACCGCCTTCCACAGCACCCTGCCGCTGGAAGCCCGCACCTACGCTCTGCCTGAGGCCTGGCGGGAGCTGGGTCTGCGTCGTTTCGGGTTTCACGGTCTCAACCATGAGCACATCAGTGAAACCATCAGCCGCCGCTGGACGGCAGCACCCCAGTCACCGCCCCGGCCGTTGCGGCTGATCAGCTGCCACCTCGGTGCCGGCTGCTCCCTCTGTGCCATCCGGGATGGCCGCAGCGTGGCCACCACCATGGGATACACCCCCCTGGAGGGGTTGGTGATGGCCACCCGCAGCGGCTCGATCGACCCGGGTGTGCTGCTGCAGCTGCTGCGACAGGGGCTGCAGCCCGAGCAGCTCGAGCAGGGGCTCCAGCAGGCCAGTGGACTCCTGGGTCTCTCCGGCGGCCTCAGCTCCGACATGCGCCAGCTGCGGGAGGCTGCCGCTGGAGGCCATGACGGGGCCCGTCTGGCCCTTGCCGTGTTCCGCCACAGCCTGCTGGAGGGCATCGGAGCGATGGCGGCCAACCTGGGTGGCGTGGATGTGATCGCCCTCAGCGGCGGCATCGGTGAGCACGATGAGGCCCTGCTGGCCGATCTGCAGTCGTCCCTGGGCTGGCTCGGGAGCTTCGAGCTGGTGCGGGTTGCGGCTGATGAGGAAGGCCTCATGGCCCGCCGCTGCCTCAGCGCAGGAGGCGGGAGGCTGGACGGGCCCGGCCGCTGCTGGCCCACTGCTTGA
- a CDS encoding phosphoketolase: MELEHELTLVDIWWRAANYLAVGMIYLQDNPLLREPLRREHIKNRLLGHWGSSPGQAFIWAHANRVIRHHDLEMIYLSGPGHGAPGVLGPTYLDGSYSEVYPDKSQDAEGMRRFFKQFSFPGRIGSHCTPETPGSIHEGGELGYVLSHACGAVFDNPELIALACVGDGEAETGPLATSWHINKFLNPISDGAVLPVLHLNGYKIANPTLLARIPSEELVSLMRGYGWEPILVEGSEPVAMHRAMAAAMDQAVAAIQRVRRECRDIGQAVRPAWPMIVLRSPKGWTGPEALHGRKLEGFWRSHQVPLPAPNKDPEQLAMLEAWLRSYRPEELFDADGTLRSELQALSPKGTRRMGSSTHANGGLRRRRLRLAPIEDHAVPVEGPGQSEHENTAPLGALLRDTIARNPDSLRVFGPDETASNRLQAIYEVSKKVWMEQLLPEDADGGELARNGRVVEMLSEHTLVGMMEGYLLTGRYGFFHTYEAFAHVIASMFNQHAKWLESCNLHARWRAPIGAWNCLISSTVWRQDHNGFTHQDPGFIDLAGNKSGDVVRVYLPPDANCLLAVAEEALQETNVCNIIVSDKQKHLQYMTLEQARAHVAKGISIVRWASNDDCGAEPDDPDVVMACAGDIPSKETLAAVEILRREIPHLRIRVLNVVKLFALTQPSEHPHGLSDRDFDSLFTTSQPVIFNFHGYPWLIHRLTYRRTNHPNIHVRGYKEKGNINTPLELAMNNQIDRFNLVIDVIDRVPGLGSRAAHIKERMKDAILGHRQYAHTHGMDSPEVTDWRWSLPSQR; encoded by the coding sequence ATGGAACTGGAGCACGAGCTCACGCTGGTGGATATCTGGTGGCGAGCCGCGAATTATCTGGCGGTAGGGATGATCTACCTGCAGGACAATCCCCTGCTGCGTGAACCTCTGCGCAGGGAGCACATCAAGAACCGGCTACTCGGTCACTGGGGCTCCAGCCCTGGCCAGGCCTTCATCTGGGCCCACGCCAATCGGGTGATCCGCCACCACGACCTGGAGATGATCTACCTCTCCGGGCCCGGCCACGGGGCCCCCGGCGTGCTCGGCCCCACCTATCTCGATGGCAGCTACAGCGAGGTCTATCCCGACAAGTCGCAGGACGCCGAGGGAATGCGGCGGTTCTTCAAGCAGTTCTCCTTTCCCGGTCGCATCGGCTCCCACTGCACCCCGGAAACACCGGGCTCGATCCACGAAGGAGGGGAGCTGGGCTATGTGCTCTCGCACGCCTGCGGGGCGGTGTTCGACAACCCGGAGCTGATCGCCCTGGCCTGCGTCGGCGATGGCGAGGCCGAAACCGGCCCCCTGGCCACCTCCTGGCACATCAACAAATTCCTCAACCCGATCAGCGACGGGGCGGTGCTGCCGGTGCTGCACCTCAATGGCTACAAGATCGCCAACCCCACCCTGCTGGCCCGCATCCCCTCCGAGGAGCTGGTCAGCCTGATGCGGGGCTATGGCTGGGAGCCCATCCTGGTGGAGGGGAGCGAACCGGTGGCCATGCACCGGGCCATGGCCGCCGCCATGGACCAGGCGGTGGCCGCCATCCAGCGGGTGCGCCGGGAGTGCCGCGACATCGGCCAGGCCGTGCGGCCGGCCTGGCCGATGATCGTGCTGCGCTCCCCCAAGGGCTGGACCGGTCCCGAGGCACTCCACGGCAGAAAGCTGGAGGGCTTCTGGCGGTCGCACCAGGTGCCCCTTCCGGCACCGAACAAGGACCCCGAGCAACTGGCGATGCTCGAGGCCTGGCTGCGCAGCTACCGCCCCGAGGAGCTGTTCGACGCCGACGGCACCCTCCGCTCCGAGCTTCAGGCGCTCTCCCCCAAGGGGACACGCCGGATGGGCTCCAGCACCCACGCCAACGGCGGCCTGCGGCGGCGGCGCCTGCGGCTGGCACCGATCGAGGACCATGCGGTGCCTGTCGAGGGCCCTGGCCAGAGCGAGCACGAGAACACCGCACCCCTCGGGGCGCTGCTGCGCGACACGATCGCCCGCAACCCCGATTCGCTGCGGGTGTTCGGCCCTGATGAAACCGCCTCCAACCGGCTCCAGGCCATTTATGAGGTGAGCAAGAAGGTGTGGATGGAGCAGCTCCTGCCGGAGGATGCCGACGGCGGTGAGCTGGCCCGCAATGGCCGGGTGGTGGAGATGCTCTCCGAACACACCCTGGTGGGAATGATGGAGGGCTACCTGCTGACTGGGCGCTACGGCTTCTTCCACACCTACGAGGCCTTCGCCCATGTGATCGCCTCGATGTTCAACCAGCACGCCAAATGGCTGGAATCCTGCAACCTGCATGCCAGGTGGCGTGCCCCGATCGGGGCCTGGAACTGCCTGATCTCCTCCACCGTCTGGCGACAGGACCACAACGGCTTCACCCACCAGGATCCCGGCTTCATCGACCTGGCCGGCAACAAGAGCGGTGACGTGGTGCGCGTCTATCTGCCCCCCGACGCCAACTGCCTGCTGGCGGTGGCCGAGGAGGCCCTGCAGGAGACCAACGTCTGCAACATCATCGTGTCCGACAAGCAGAAGCACCTGCAGTACATGACCCTGGAGCAGGCCAGGGCGCATGTCGCCAAGGGGATCAGCATCGTGCGCTGGGCCAGCAATGATGACTGCGGCGCGGAGCCCGACGACCCCGACGTGGTGATGGCCTGTGCCGGCGACATCCCCAGCAAGGAGACGCTCGCCGCCGTCGAGATCCTTCGGCGCGAGATCCCCCACCTGCGGATCCGCGTGCTGAACGTGGTGAAGCTGTTCGCTCTCACCCAGCCCAGCGAGCATCCCCATGGCCTCTCCGACCGTGATTTCGACAGCCTGTTCACCACCAGCCAACCGGTGATCTTCAACTTCCACGGCTACCCGTGGCTGATTCACCGGCTCACCTACCGCCGCACCAACCACCCCAACATCCACGTGCGGGGCTACAAGGAGAAGGGCAACATCAACACGCCCCTGGAGCTGGCGATGAACAACCAGATCGACCGCTTCAACCTGGTGATCGATGTGATCGATCGGGTGCCTGGCCTCGGCTCCCGCGCCGCGCACATCAAGGAGCGGATGAAGGACGCCATCCTCGGCCACCGCCAGTACGCCCACACCCACGGGATGGATTCGCCTGAGGTGACCGACTGGCGCTGGTCGCTTCCCAGCCAGCGCTAG
- a CDS encoding aminotransferase class V-fold PLP-dependent enzyme: protein MPALANKTYFNYGGQGPLPTPALQAITASWQCIQELGPFTADIWPWLELEVGTLRSALAALCGVPPHRLALTENVTSGCVLPLWGLPWQAGDELLISDCEHPGVVAACRELARREGLTISTLAVKELRYDADTTDTDVLQALESALTPRTRLVVLSHLLWNTGQLMPITAVAQRLSAHPRQPWLLVDAAQSVGSLPLAEAGAPGAAAVADIYAFTGHKWCCGPEGLGGVALSERLLAESQPTLGGWRSLANESNNGAGWHSDARRFEVATSCTPLLAGLRTALELLDAVAAPQQRLELIRQRSGQLWSGLYQLPGVRPLLKAPPPAGLVSFVVEGLDPADLVRRLGEQAVWLRTLDDPYCLRACTHITTTAEEVEWLLEALAKLTAPGRGL from the coding sequence ATGCCCGCCCTGGCCAACAAGACCTATTTCAACTACGGGGGCCAGGGCCCCCTTCCCACACCAGCGCTGCAGGCGATCACCGCCAGCTGGCAGTGCATCCAGGAGCTGGGGCCCTTCACCGCCGACATCTGGCCCTGGCTGGAGCTGGAGGTGGGGACTTTGCGGAGTGCTCTGGCCGCGCTCTGCGGGGTTCCGCCCCACCGTCTGGCGCTCACCGAGAACGTCACCAGCGGTTGCGTGCTGCCGCTCTGGGGTCTGCCCTGGCAGGCGGGCGATGAACTGCTGATCAGCGATTGCGAGCATCCGGGCGTGGTGGCCGCCTGCCGTGAGCTCGCCCGCCGCGAGGGGCTCACGATCTCCACCCTGGCGGTGAAGGAGCTGCGCTACGACGCTGATACCACCGACACCGATGTTCTCCAAGCCCTTGAGAGCGCCCTCACCCCACGCACCCGCCTGGTGGTGCTCTCGCACCTGCTCTGGAACACCGGCCAGTTGATGCCGATCACGGCGGTGGCCCAGCGGCTGAGCGCGCACCCTCGCCAGCCCTGGCTACTGGTGGATGCGGCCCAGTCGGTGGGGAGCCTGCCGCTGGCTGAGGCCGGTGCGCCTGGAGCGGCAGCGGTGGCCGACATCTACGCCTTCACCGGCCATAAATGGTGCTGCGGTCCAGAAGGACTGGGGGGCGTGGCGCTCTCGGAGCGGCTGCTGGCGGAATCGCAACCCACCCTGGGAGGCTGGCGCAGCCTGGCCAACGAAAGCAACAACGGAGCGGGTTGGCACAGCGATGCCCGCCGCTTCGAAGTAGCCACGTCCTGCACCCCCCTGCTGGCAGGCCTGCGCACCGCGTTGGAGCTCCTGGATGCCGTAGCCGCGCCTCAGCAACGGCTGGAGCTGATCCGGCAGCGCAGTGGGCAGCTCTGGAGCGGCCTGTATCAGCTGCCGGGCGTTCGGCCCCTGCTCAAAGCGCCGCCGCCGGCGGGGCTGGTGAGTTTTGTCGTGGAAGGGCTTGATCCAGCCGATCTGGTGCGCCGGCTGGGAGAGCAAGCCGTCTGGCTGCGCACCCTCGACGATCCGTATTGCCTCAGGGCCTGCACCCACATCACCACCACGGCCGAGGAAGTGGAATGGCTGCTAGAGGCCCTGGCCAAGCTCACTGCGCCCGGCCGGGGCCTTTGA
- the aqpZ gene encoding aquaporin Z, which translates to MSRKFLAELIGTFWLVFGGCGSAVLAAAFPYDQAGANPLGLGFLGVSLAFGLTLLTMAYAIGHISGCHINPAVTFGLWAGGRHPGSQLLPYIAAQVLGGLIAGGLLLGIASGRPGFELTGSNPLATNGFGAHSPGGYGLLPALIIEVVLTFIFLLVILGATHKDAIKDLAGVPIGLSLVLIHLISIPVTNTSVNPARSTGVAFWVGGDAVGQLWLFWLAPIAGALLAGWVQRHLLDSRSD; encoded by the coding sequence ATGTCGAGGAAGTTCCTCGCTGAGCTGATCGGTACCTTCTGGCTGGTGTTCGGCGGCTGCGGCAGCGCCGTGCTGGCCGCCGCCTTCCCCTACGACCAGGCAGGAGCCAATCCCCTCGGTCTCGGTTTCCTCGGGGTGTCACTGGCCTTCGGCCTCACCCTGCTCACCATGGCCTACGCCATCGGGCACATCTCCGGTTGCCATATCAATCCGGCGGTCACCTTTGGCCTCTGGGCCGGTGGCCGTCATCCCGGCTCGCAGCTGCTTCCCTACATCGCCGCCCAGGTGCTCGGCGGTCTGATCGCTGGTGGCCTTCTTCTCGGCATCGCCAGTGGCCGGCCCGGCTTCGAGCTCACCGGCAGCAACCCCCTGGCCACCAACGGCTTCGGCGCCCACTCTCCTGGTGGCTATGGCCTGCTGCCGGCGCTGATCATCGAGGTGGTGCTCACCTTCATCTTCCTGCTGGTGATCCTGGGTGCCACCCACAAGGATGCGATCAAGGACCTGGCCGGGGTGCCGATCGGCCTGAGCCTGGTGCTGATCCACCTGATCAGCATTCCGGTCACCAACACCTCGGTGAACCCGGCCCGCAGCACCGGCGTGGCTTTCTGGGTGGGTGGTGATGCCGTGGGTCAGCTGTGGCTGTTCTGGCTGGCCCCGATCGCCGGGGCTTTGCTGGCCGGCTGGGTGCAGCGCCACCTGCTCGACAGCCGCAGCGACTGA